A single Acidaminococcus sp. DNA region contains:
- a CDS encoding YfcC family protein — MKTTTAAPVKKVTVPHTFIIIFVMILAAVLLTWIVPAGSYEFVKNASGQKMVDPATFKFVASSAVNPIKIPLYIVKAFSKRISLLMVIFMAGSVFHIVTKTGALQALLARGARKFSDRLYVFIPVLMLIFGLICTTQGVNTFIPFAPVMVMLSMAMGLDSITGEAIMVLGGAIGFSTGTLNVFTTLVAQNIAGLPPYSGLGYRSFCFVVFYIVTSIYVVRYALKIKNKPELSPMYELDKEREENTSGGMNLDEASHLTGRMLLVIVLLVAMFALVIYGSIFWKWNMDYMSAAFLVYSVVADAIAGASPNQICKDIIDGSKKMLGAVYIIGMATAISSIMTDGKITYTIVHYLTDMMAGLPAVLIAPGMVIANTIINVFLTSGSGQAVAVMPIMLPIADVLGVTRQTAILAFNFGDGFCNFILPTSTALMGTLSVTNIPYDRWIKFMWKLFLIWLVTGCLLTTLAQVIHLA, encoded by the coding sequence ATGAAAACTACAACAGCGGCACCTGTGAAAAAAGTGACTGTACCGCATACCTTTATCATTATTTTTGTGATGATCCTGGCTGCGGTATTGCTGACGTGGATTGTTCCGGCCGGCTCCTATGAGTTTGTAAAGAACGCATCGGGCCAGAAAATGGTGGACCCGGCTACTTTCAAATTTGTGGCCAGCTCAGCGGTCAATCCTATCAAAATTCCTCTGTATATCGTAAAGGCGTTTTCCAAACGTATTTCGCTGTTGATGGTTATCTTCATGGCCGGGTCCGTGTTCCATATTGTGACGAAGACCGGCGCTCTGCAGGCACTGCTTGCCCGCGGTGCTCGTAAGTTCTCGGACCGTCTGTACGTATTTATTCCGGTTCTGATGCTGATCTTTGGCCTGATTTGTACAACGCAGGGTGTAAATACGTTCATCCCGTTTGCACCGGTTATGGTTATGCTCAGTATGGCTATGGGATTGGACAGTATTACAGGTGAAGCTATCATGGTGCTCGGCGGTGCTATCGGGTTCTCTACGGGGACTCTGAATGTTTTCACCACACTCGTTGCCCAGAATATTGCTGGGCTGCCGCCTTATTCCGGATTGGGGTACCGTTCGTTCTGCTTTGTCGTATTCTACATTGTAACGAGTATCTACGTAGTTCGCTATGCGCTGAAAATCAAGAATAAACCGGAACTCAGCCCGATGTATGAACTCGATAAGGAAAGAGAAGAAAATACCTCCGGCGGCATGAATCTTGATGAAGCCAGCCATTTGACAGGCCGTATGCTGCTTGTAATTGTGCTTCTGGTGGCCATGTTTGCCCTTGTCATTTACGGTTCTATCTTCTGGAAATGGAACATGGACTATATGTCTGCGGCCTTCTTGGTCTATTCGGTTGTAGCGGATGCGATTGCCGGAGCAAGTCCCAATCAGATTTGCAAGGATATCATTGATGGCAGTAAGAAGATGCTCGGCGCTGTTTATATCATCGGAATGGCTACGGCCATTAGCAGCATTATGACGGATGGCAAGATTACCTACACCATTGTGCATTACCTGACTGACATGATGGCGGGGCTTCCGGCTGTACTCATTGCTCCAGGTATGGTCATTGCCAATACGATTATCAACGTGTTCCTGACTTCCGGCTCCGGACAGGCCGTAGCCGTAATGCCTATCATGCTCCCTATTGCCGATGTGCTGGGAGTTACTCGCCAGACGGCGATTCTTGCCTTTAACTTTGGCGACGGCTTCTGCAACTTTATCCTGCCGACTTCTACGGCACTGATGGGAACTCTGAGTGTCACCAATATTCCTTACGACCGTTGGATTAAATTCATGTGGAAATTGTTCCTGATCTGGCTGGTAACGGGATGCCTCCTGACCACGCTGGCACAAGTCATTCACCTGGCTTAA
- a CDS encoding M20 family metallopeptidase translates to MEEEMQQQVNTWIEKELPVLTAMADDIFDHPEIGPHEVYSHKVLTSYLEAHGFTVTHGLGGLETAFKAVWQHGEGGPNIGLLCEFDALAGMGHGCGHHMQGPAILGAACALKEAAGDKPFTLTVYGTPGEENISGKYIMIQNGITFEELDVALMMHGGPATQTDIKCLACADINLVFHGKAAHAALKPEAGRSSLDATMLAFHALECLREHVPGDVKIHYNIMDTGGTKANVVPSYTQTDLYVRADTVGTVKSVLQRVEKIVRGAELMTETTADFTVSKILDNKIPNLTLNDILMKHACSLGAPNCQEPRKRTGSTDFANVMHRVPGSCIRVAFVPDGTASHSQAFIDAGKSEKAHQAVKFGAQILADTCLELIYHPEELKVVKEEFQTRLAKEQAGEA, encoded by the coding sequence ATGGAAGAAGAAATGCAGCAGCAAGTAAATACCTGGATTGAAAAAGAATTACCTGTCCTGACCGCAATGGCCGATGATATTTTTGATCATCCTGAAATCGGACCCCATGAGGTATATTCCCACAAGGTACTGACTTCGTATCTGGAAGCCCATGGCTTTACGGTAACGCATGGCCTGGGAGGTCTTGAGACGGCTTTTAAAGCTGTTTGGCAGCATGGTGAAGGCGGCCCCAATATTGGTCTTTTATGCGAATTTGATGCGCTGGCCGGAATGGGCCATGGCTGCGGGCACCACATGCAGGGACCTGCTATTTTAGGCGCTGCCTGCGCTTTGAAAGAGGCCGCCGGGGATAAACCTTTTACTTTGACCGTATATGGCACGCCAGGAGAAGAAAATATAAGCGGCAAATATATCATGATCCAAAATGGAATTACTTTCGAAGAACTGGATGTGGCACTGATGATGCACGGCGGACCGGCCACTCAGACAGATATTAAGTGCCTGGCCTGTGCGGATATCAATCTGGTCTTTCACGGTAAGGCGGCTCATGCTGCACTGAAACCGGAAGCCGGCAGAAGTTCCCTCGATGCGACGATGCTTGCTTTTCATGCGCTGGAATGCCTGCGGGAACACGTTCCGGGAGATGTTAAAATTCACTATAACATTATGGATACGGGCGGGACGAAGGCTAATGTTGTTCCCAGTTATACCCAGACTGATCTTTACGTGCGCGCCGATACGGTGGGGACAGTCAAATCTGTGCTGCAAAGGGTTGAAAAGATTGTGCGCGGCGCTGAATTGATGACTGAAACGACGGCTGATTTTACGGTGTCGAAGATTCTGGATAACAAAATTCCCAATCTGACCTTAAATGATATCCTGATGAAACATGCCTGTTCTTTAGGGGCCCCGAATTGTCAGGAACCCAGAAAAAGGACGGGTTCTACAGATTTTGCCAACGTTATGCATCGGGTCCCCGGTTCCTGTATCCGTGTGGCTTTTGTGCCTGACGGAACTGCATCCCATTCGCAGGCATTTATCGATGCCGGTAAATCAGAAAAAGCCCATCAGGCCGTTAAATTTGGTGCTCAGATTCTTGCGGATACCTGTCTTGAACTAATTTATCATCCGGAAGAATTAAAGGTCGTAAAAGAAGAATTTCAAACGCGTCTTGCCAAAGAGCAGGCTGGCGAAGCGTAA